A genomic region of Zalophus californianus isolate mZalCal1 chromosome 11, mZalCal1.pri.v2, whole genome shotgun sequence contains the following coding sequences:
- the ART5 gene encoding ecto-ADP-ribosyltransferase 5 isoform X2, with the protein MLAALLMALSYLGLHALWQAQAVPILPLGLAPDTFDDAYVGCAEEMEEKVVPLLKKEMARHALLRESWEAARGAWEHKRPGLPLPPGFKAQHGIAVIVYTNSSNTLYRELNQAVRTGGSSREFYMKHFPFKALHFYLTRALQLLQDSGGCSKGPGEVVFRGIGTLHFEPKRLGDSVRLGQFASSSLDEAVARRFGNATFFSLRTCFGAPIQALSVFPEEREVLIPPHEVFLVTRFSQDGARSLVTLWSYNQTCSHFNCAYLGGEKRHSCVSAQGGQPDSTSKGDFSLLSWKTLLLTPESPLSATRSRRNS; encoded by the exons GCCCAGGCTGTTCCCATCCTGCCCCTGGGCCTGGCTCCAGACACCTTCGACGATGCTTATGTGGGCTGTGCCGAGGAGATGGAAGAGAAGGTGGTCCCTCTGCTGAAGAAGGAGATGGCCCGCCACGCCCTGCTGCGGGAGTCCTGGGAGGCAGCCCGGGGGGCCTGGGAGCACAAGCGCCCAGGGCTCCCCTTGCCCCCTGGCTTCAAAGCGCAGCATGGAATCGCCGTCATTGTCTATACCAACTCATCTAACACTTTGTACCGGGAGCTGAACCAGGCAGTGCGGACCGGTGGCAGCTCCCGGGAGTTCTACATGAAGCACTTCCCCTTCAAGGCCCTGCATTTCTACCTCACCCGGGCCCTGCAGCTGCTGCAGGACAGTGGGGGCTGCAGCAAGGGACCCGGGGAGGTGGTGTTCCGAGGCATAGGCACCCTCCACTTTGAACCCAAGAGACTGGGTGACTCTGTCCGCTTGGGCCAGTTTGCTTCCAGCTCCCTGGATGAGGCAGTGGCCCGCAGATTTGGGAATGCCACCTTCTTCTCTCTAAGGACTTGCTTCGGGGCCCCTATCCAGGCCTTGTCTGTCTTTCCTGAGGAGCGTGAGGTGCTGATCCCCCCACATGAAGTCTTCTTGGTCACCAGGTTCTCCCAGGATGGAGCCCGGAGCCTGGTGACTCTCTGGAGCTATAATCAGACCTGCAGCCACTTTAACTGCGCCTATCTGGGTG GGGAGAAGAGACACAGCTGTGTGTCTGCACAAG GAGGGCAGCCAGATTCCACCTCCAAGGGGgacttctctctgctttcctggAAGACCCTGCTCTTGACCCCTGAAAGCCCATTGTCTGCCACTAGGAGTCGTAGGAACTCATGA
- the ART5 gene encoding ecto-ADP-ribosyltransferase 5 isoform X1 codes for MLAALLMALSYLGLHALWQAQAVPILPLGLAPDTFDDAYVGCAEEMEEKVVPLLKKEMARHALLRESWEAARGAWEHKRPGLPLPPGFKAQHGIAVIVYTNSSNTLYRELNQAVRTGGSSREFYMKHFPFKALHFYLTRALQLLQDSGGCSKGPGEVVFRGIGTLHFEPKRLGDSVRLGQFASSSLDEAVARRFGNATFFSLRTCFGAPIQALSVFPEEREVLIPPHEVFLVTRFSQDGARSLVTLWSYNQTCSHFNCAYLGGEKRHSCVSAQAGGQPDSTSKGDFSLLSWKTLLLTPESPLSATRSRRNS; via the exons GCCCAGGCTGTTCCCATCCTGCCCCTGGGCCTGGCTCCAGACACCTTCGACGATGCTTATGTGGGCTGTGCCGAGGAGATGGAAGAGAAGGTGGTCCCTCTGCTGAAGAAGGAGATGGCCCGCCACGCCCTGCTGCGGGAGTCCTGGGAGGCAGCCCGGGGGGCCTGGGAGCACAAGCGCCCAGGGCTCCCCTTGCCCCCTGGCTTCAAAGCGCAGCATGGAATCGCCGTCATTGTCTATACCAACTCATCTAACACTTTGTACCGGGAGCTGAACCAGGCAGTGCGGACCGGTGGCAGCTCCCGGGAGTTCTACATGAAGCACTTCCCCTTCAAGGCCCTGCATTTCTACCTCACCCGGGCCCTGCAGCTGCTGCAGGACAGTGGGGGCTGCAGCAAGGGACCCGGGGAGGTGGTGTTCCGAGGCATAGGCACCCTCCACTTTGAACCCAAGAGACTGGGTGACTCTGTCCGCTTGGGCCAGTTTGCTTCCAGCTCCCTGGATGAGGCAGTGGCCCGCAGATTTGGGAATGCCACCTTCTTCTCTCTAAGGACTTGCTTCGGGGCCCCTATCCAGGCCTTGTCTGTCTTTCCTGAGGAGCGTGAGGTGCTGATCCCCCCACATGAAGTCTTCTTGGTCACCAGGTTCTCCCAGGATGGAGCCCGGAGCCTGGTGACTCTCTGGAGCTATAATCAGACCTGCAGCCACTTTAACTGCGCCTATCTGGGTG GGGAGAAGAGACACAGCTGTGTGTCTGCACAAG caGGAGGGCAGCCAGATTCCACCTCCAAGGGGgacttctctctgctttcctggAAGACCCTGCTCTTGACCCCTGAAAGCCCATTGTCTGCCACTAGGAGTCGTAGGAACTCATGA